In Fundulus heteroclitus isolate FHET01 chromosome 17, MU-UCD_Fhet_4.1, whole genome shotgun sequence, the following are encoded in one genomic region:
- the myf6 gene encoding myogenic factor 6 — MMDLFETSTYLFSDLRYLEEGDHVSLQHMDIAGVSPLYSNSNDSPLSPGQDNVPSETGGESSGEEHVLAPPGLQPHCEGQCLMWACKICKRKSAPTDRRKAATLRERRRLKKINEAFDALKKKTVANPNQRLPKVEILRSAISYIERLQDLLQTLDDQEKIQNGTSLNTKELNPLASDEYQWKKSSETWRTSVDHSNAAMNQREVTSESSASSSLLRLSSIVDSITNDEKLNFSVEPSEN, encoded by the exons ATGATGGACCTTTTTGAGACCAGCACTTATCTTTTCAGCGATTTGCGTTACTTGGAGGAAGGGGATCATGTATCGCTACAGCACATGGACATCGCGGGGGTCTCTCCTCTGTACTCCAACAGCAATGACAGCCCGCTGTCCCCGGGCCAGGATAATGTTCCTTCAGAGACGGGGGGGGAAAGCAGCGGAGAGGAGCATGTGCTGGCCCCTCCGGGTCTCCAGCCACACTGCGAGGGCCAGTGCCTCATGTGGGCCTGCAAAATCTGCAAGCGAAAGTCCGCACCCACAGACAGACGCAAGGCCGCAACGCTCCGGGAGAGGAGAAGGCTGAAGAAGATCAACGAGGCTTTTGACGCGCTAAAGAAGAAGACCGTGGCCAACCCCAACCAGAGGCTACCCAAGGTGGAGATTTTACGCAGTGCCATAAGCTATATTGAAAGGCTACAGGACCTGTTGCAGACCCTGGATGACCAAGAGAAAATTCAAAACGGAACTTCCTTGAACACCAAAGAACTTAAC CCGCTTGCCAGTGATGAGTATCAATGGAAGAAGTCCTCTGAGACCTGGCGGACCTCTGTTGATCATTCCAACGCCGCAATGAACCAGAGAGAAG TGACCAGTGAGTCTTCTGCATCCTCCAGCCTGCTGCGTCTGTCCTCAATCGTGGACAGCATCACAAATGATGAGAAACTCAACTTCTCAGTGGAACCCTCAGAAAACTGA